The nucleotide sequence GTTTTTTTATATCTAAATTTTTTTAGAACTTGCAGAATTGAACAGGCGCTTGCATTTTCTCATTTCGATACAGCACACCGTCTTCAGTATGTTGAATCGTACCGCTACAAATCCATTCTACGACTTGTGGATAGATTACATGCTCGAGGCTATGCACACGTGTTGCCAAACTTTCTACCGTATCGTGGTGAGAAACCTTGAGAACACCTTGAGCAAGCGCTTGCCCTGCATCCAGCTCAGCCGTAACATAATGCACCGTACAGCCGTGCAGAACATCACCGGTATTGAGTACACGCTGATGCGTATGCATACCTTTATAATAAGGCAATAGGGAAGGATGAATGTTCAACATTTTGCCTTCCCAGGCTTTCACAAATTTTTCACTTAAAATTCGCATAAAGCCGGCAAGCACCACCAGATCTACATCCCAATCGAGTAACTGTTGATGCATCACATCATCAAAAGCTTCACGATTCGGATATTGCTTGTGTTC is from Acinetobacter lwoffii and encodes:
- the purN gene encoding phosphoribosylglycinamide formyltransferase; translation: MIKIAVLVSGSGSNLQALIDANLSGQIVGVISNKPEAFALTRAQHAGIQTAIIEHKQYPNREAFDDVMHQQLLDWDVDLVVLAGFMRILSEKFVKAWEGKMLNIHPSLLPYYKGMHTHQRVLNTGDVLHGCTVHYVTAELDAGQALAQGVLKVSHHDTVESLATRVHSLEHVIYPQVVEWICSGTIQHTEDGVLYRNEKMQAPVQFCKF